A window of Bactrocera tryoni isolate S06 unplaced genomic scaffold, CSIRO_BtryS06_freeze2 scaffold_25, whole genome shotgun sequence genomic DNA:
tttaacgcagaaaggagtagtacgcgaaagtacttcagtcaccccgggtattcgctcgaccagggtatGGTAAGAtatggcaaggctcgttttcctcataattgtaaacaatctaaccttttcaacgatgagtgtgctaagtgatttttaaattaagaaatttaggtaaaatatagcaaaataaaagtgaaatgtgagcttatttcaaagcttagagtgtgtacttacaaagtaaaaaatgtgaaaaaattttgtgaaacatagagaaataacatgttttcttagtgcaaatttttgaacttttaatcgtgaatatttgaaaaaaatagtagtaatttttacattgtttttggatattcctcctctgaagaagctcccctatccgtacataccccatttatacggaaattcggtttttttacccctccgccaaagtaatcggaatcgtgccgttatttcaaattataaaaataaagtacatcttcaaaaatttaatacaattttccaaaaattaatgtttagtttaatattgttaatttgcagaaaagttatataaaatgGATTGGCGAAttaaataaacttatacaagcataaatgaaaatatcaatgctcatattaaagttattattttaattgctatataaaatttatgctacaattattatagtccgaaaatatgaaattcgtTCCGTAAAAAGCCGTTTGGCGGTACTCCAATCCTCGCGGGTTGGCCTGTGCTCGATCGCAGGGAGACACTGGTCTTCCCGAAccgtctccgggaagtgcgcccGCAGGAGCTCCGTCGCTCTGTCCTCTGCGCTGGTCGTGAATGTCCCATCACCTCTTTTGATTGCTACTACTGCGTCGTTGGTGCCTTTCGCCAGAGCTTTATGCAGCCGGGCCGCCTCTGGCGTTGAGGTAACGTTCTCGCAGAATCTCCTGAAGCTGGCCTGCTTTGCAGACCTGATCTCCTTATTGTATAAAGTGAGATAGCTCCTATATTCCTCCCAGACCCCCGTACGCTTCGCTTTGTTGAATAGTCTGCGTACTTTTTTACGGAGGTCTGATAGTTTCCTGGACCACCAGGGACTGTTTCGCCTTTCTGTGGTCACTGTGGTCACTTGTAGGGGGCAGCTGCCATGATAAGCGTTAATGACAGACTCGTTTAGCTTAGATAGCCTAAACTCCAAGCCCGGGCCTGACACGCTGTTATCGGTCTGCTCCCCCCTGCCCAATTCCTCACCTAGTGTAACCCTGAAGGCGTCCCAGTCCGCCTTCCGAGGGTTGCGTCTGGGGAGGAGTTTCCTGACCTCTGCCTTTAGCGTGAACCTCAAAATCCTGTGGTCTGACATGGAGGGCTCCGTAGAGACCCTCCATTGCGAGACCAATCCATTTGCAGGCTCATTACTCAAGGTGAGGTCCAACACCTCCCTCCTGTTAATGGTTACGAAAGTGGGTTCACACCCTACATTTTCAATCTCTAAATTGCTTCCTAAAACATATTCTAATAGGGACTCACCTCTCGCGTTGCAGTCAGTGCTGCCCCATTCTGTGTGGTGAGCGTTAGCATCGCAGCCGATGATGAGGGGGAGCTTGTGCCGTTTGCAGTGCTCTACCAGCCTTTCCACCGCCTCCGGGGGCGCCGTTGCTGTCTCTCCCGGAAAGTATGCTGAGGCCAGGACGAAGTCTTTGCCTTCAGTATCCCTGGCCTGTACCGCCACCAAGTCCTGTGTCAGAAACtctgaaatgcaaaagaaatcaatattGCTTCTGACAACTATACACGTCCTAGGCCTCTCGCTAGAGAGGTCCCAGATTACCTTATTTGCCTCCGTCTTGAGGCCCTTTATCTCTCCCTTATATATccaaggctcttggatcagCAATGCGCCCAGTTTCTCCGCCATGAACCTGCTTGCAATGACAGCCGAGGCTGCCGCCGCATGATGCAGGTTCACTTGGGCAATTTCTATGACGCCGACCATCATAGAGTGGGCTCGAGGAGGGAGAGATCCTCTACCCCGCCGTCAATCGCACTGCTGCCCATTGGGCCTCCTAGTCCATCTAGGAGCTCCTGCGTTGAGGGTAGCTCCATGCTCCGGTCATCCGCGGGGACGTCAGTGGTCGTTGCTGGCCCTGCCTGTCCGGACTTGCTCCCGCAGGGCTGCTCCGACAACTCGTCCACCTCCATTTTTGTTTCCTCCGGGGCGGACTCAGGCACTGCCTGATTGTCGACGCCCTTGTCCTGAAGAGTCTCAGGCGCTTTAGCTTCCTTGCTCGCGGTGTCAGCAGGCTTGTAGGGCCGCATGACGACCGTGCTATACCTGTAAACAGGCGGCCCGGACATACTTGTATGACTCATCGTTGATGTAGAGGTGCAACCTCCATCCCTCGATGTCACCTAGCTTCTCCTTCTTGCTGCCTGCAACACACCAGGACGAGATACTGAGTCCCCGGTTCTGGTTCCTCACCAGGTTTAGGGCGTGCTCGTATGTCCTGTCCCCGCTCCGCACATCCTCCACCCTCTTCACGCAGAGGACAGGGCCCGTCCAGCCTTCCAACTTTGGAGCATGCTCCCTCAGCCAGTCGGCGGACGACTCGTCCAGGCAGTCTACCAGCATCATGCCTCCCCTGAAGTCGATGCCTAGGAAGGACGCCGTGTATTCCTCTCCTTTGGACGCCTCGTCTATCAGGATGTCTTGAAGCACGGTGAGCTCCTCCGGTTTCAGCGACTCCGCCGGGTATTTGAAAGGCAGGACAGCCATGCGGACGCCTCTGACAGCATCCGCATACCCGCGCCGCCCTTCCTCTACCCGGTGAGAAGCCGGTCCAGATGGTTGGCCCCCGGCTGCCTTTGCATCCGTGCCTCGCACCCTTTTGGATCGGGGGGGCTCCTGCGGCGTGATTTGGCCGCTCTTTCTTTTTCCGGCTTGAGCGAACGTGCCCGCGGGCATTGCCCTGCTGTCGCCTCGCCTTACGGTCCGAGCTGTGCTGAAACAAAttattgattcaagcgaaatttctaggctttatagttatatatttgaacatctttcacaaattttttggatacgaaatctttgatattctgcctttgggaagcaattacccgatgcatctcgcatgtacatttttcggacggcggccaggatgcaggtcgcaattactatcggaaacaaaaaattcaaagagattcatattttttattaatttatcttctagttaaactaagaatattccaaaaaaagtgtaaaatttaaaattttgttaaaaatttattaagtagtggcttttgatcaaaagaattttactttatgctgtttaaaaatatgttaaaacttgacttttcttaatattttttttagtttaaatataagataattttatgtcaatgataataaactttgccctaattccatacgacgtttagttttttttctatcctgcccgccaattaagaataatcgtaaaaatgaaaaaccgagaaatcacgcttcaaagttttcgctttttgcctaagcgctcatatatatacatacatagtgtaagaaaaaaaaagttggaataacttattaacgaaattccatgaaatagataaaaatgctgcattagaaataaattccaagaaatgttccgcttgcctgtcgcacatgttaactctgtgaagaacggacgcaaaatggatttgtgtgtcgtgtatgggcaaacgaattcataccgatcgaacgcacttgtgtgctcgtgtatgggcactattaGGTAcctacctatgtatgtatggtacctatgtacctatatatgtacataggtacataaagagataaagagatgtccaactcctactgaactttgacagctaatcgagttcagtaggttttgaccaagaatgatagaaacaaggttgcgcaatgacgagttcagattttgttcgttctgcgcatctacgtcacggttgaccaacgtacaatcagctgattttcagttgcttgtttttctttgcaataagaatcaattttgtattgcaggcatacaaaaacatgaacatcatcaaaagttaacttaaatataagtgaatattttatagtgaacatttatctacatattcatttcatgGAATTTtcgttgtattatttaattttgtctctATGCTGAGTTTGTTTCAACTAtacacatttatgcaaataaaaatattgaatattttttgaccaactatcaatttattttcttacttaATTTTCTTGTCTtgctgtacatattttcaattaagtttttatttaaggaacgaatcctaaagtacattctagctctgaaaaacaattattttactttggtgctacaatttacaaaattacttaaatctaagtgcttctggacgtaatttgtacatatacatatgcaaatcagtaccatttaagtcgtcaaatactgcttgcaagtctctcatatgctccatcaacatatctgttggttttgagagtcctccttcagatgggtgatccacccaagtataagacgaacaattttctgaataggcacaaatttcggggttgtctttaccaagtttgtggcagatgtaccccgccaaattttcaagcccgtcgttgttgagaatcttgaagtcatcatttttttcaattgggtcagaatagatcaactgacacacgttgaaaaatattgcctgcaaaaatataataaacatacatacatgcgtataaataaatggaataaattgttagttaagattattattacaattaggataagaaacagtggtttaaacgagactccatccttttctgccgttcattagcctctgcaggaGTTAATCTGGTTAACGTGAGAAAAGCGCTAGGTAGCAACTTCGTTAGACTCCGCGAACTTAAACCTGCAAgagtgtttggttataaaagtaaaattattgtaatcaaaatgctataattacccatttcaaactgcaaaTTTCTTTCACATTCAAAGgcgcgggcgaataataagtcaaccgtgatgtcagcaagaacagctgactgaaagcaaacatgcgcattgcgcaatcttgtttctatcattcttgggttttgacgtttatcaattggaaacgagcgatggccagattgaaatcttaccaaaaaaatgtttaaatggagggatttgttgcatcgttcaagatcacttataaaaaatgtaaaacaatgaaaattaaataaatttgtgaaatttaaaggtatttgatgaaacgttttgtaatttgaagcatcatagttttattttcaatggaaaatgattaaaaacatttaatgattgagagctaacaagcttaagtccttttattgggtattgagaggtcaaaagtcagttattCTAACATACTTCaataagatttaaatagtttctccatataataaataaccactatatagtaatttttattcatactaaatgttgggtgttttaatttaaatgcccaaaaattattatattgttcAATCTgaccataatggaaaatgttataaaaaacgctaattttgaagcgctctcacactggaataagttggacatccctttattcctgttcctgtccatggcttGGTGATTGCGTAAAGTGGACGCGTTTTTGTGCGGTCCAGtgtttttcatagttttttccAAGTGTTTTGAGGCAGCTTTGGCTAAATTTGTTTCCCCTGTAACAATCAGGTGACGGACGCAAGTGGGCAATTAAAATCGGAAGAGATAAGTACAATTTTGtatcttatattaaattatttcacatACCTGCCCATTTTTTCGCTGcacatttgttttttaatataattgtttCCCCTGAGAACAGCAATCCAGGCACATCGTAGTTATGAATTGATGTATGGCCTCTGAGAGTAGTTCTGGGTGTACACCAGAAAATCCTTTTCGAAGGATTTCAAAAATTGCAAGAACGCCGCCAAATGGCAAAAATGAGGAGTCCACCGTTGTTGGACCAATAAAAAATAGCGAATCTGCTGACAACGAGAACAAGAGTGGCAAATCCGTTAGAGCGCAAAGTAGAGAATCTACtaatatttttggcaaattggGCAAAATATAAAGGAGCTCGAAAATATGATGTCTTAACAGAGACACATAAACCAAGCCATGCGAGAGCTTGTAAGCAGCATAACGTACTTGTATGGCAAAACAGAAAATCCCGAAATCCATTCGAAAACACTAATGGTAGGGAAAGCGTCACAAGTATCGCCGCGAAATACCCAAAAAGAGCACGGGAGACATCAGGCTTCCTACCACCTACGAAGAAGCCAAAAAACATGACTCAAAAAGTGCAAGAAACCTTTAGTGAAgtcattaaaacaaataaaccagCACCCTAGAAATGGGTAGATGTGGGAAAAAAGCCCATGGAGAAGAGAATTAGGTCGAAAACAGACGCTATAATTCTAACAAAAAAGGACGGCGCCTCGTATGCAGACATCCTTCGTAAAATAAAGGTGACAGTGGCATCGAGGAACTGGGTtcaaacgtgatcaacattagGAAAACTCTCAAAGGAGACCTGCTCATAGAGCTAAAAAGCCAAGGAGACAAAAGAGCTGAAACTTTTCAGAGCGCCCTAGAGGGAGTGGTTGGCGAGATGGCTGTAGTACAACCAAAAACACACAACGTCACTACAATGTGCAAAGATCCGGTTGAGATAACTACTCCTGAAGAATTTTGCTGCACATTATGCGctaatgttaaaaatatgcgGAAAACAAGAAGCGGCACTCAAATAGCCCTTATATCCCTGCGTGCCCAAGATGCCAAGATTGCCCTTAAAGTTGGCAAAGTAAAGATCGGGTGATCGATATGTCGCCTCCGGGAGTACTCCCTATTTCCCGCTGTTACAGATGTTTCCATCCAGGCCACATGGCGCGTAAATGTTGCAGTCTGACCGACAGGTCTTCTCTTTGCACACGTTGTGGAAGCGCGGGACATGTTGCAAAAGTACATTCGGTTCTAAGTACGACTTGCCCCAAATACGTCGAGTTACTAAAGACAATCGAGAAATGAGAATATTGCAGTTGAACTTAAACcactgcgctgcagcacaagcTCTGCTGCAACAAACCGTAATAGAAAGCAACATTGATGTCGCCTAACTGAGTGAGCAATATTCccaacgttcggaaagcacttggatTACAGACAGAAGtggcaaagcagcaatatggTTCTGCAATGGACAAACATTCACATCTTGCTGCAGAGAAGCAAAAAATGGCTTTACATGGGCGGAAATAGGAGGAATTTATTAAGTAAGCTGCTATCCTCGTCCCAGTGCGTCCGTTAGAGAATTTGAAGACTTCCTCCTGAAATTATCCTTCCTGGGGAAGCAGAAGCTCAAACCATCGTGTGCGCCTAGTTCTAGAATTCCTGGCACAAAAAATACTTACCAAATTCACACATAGTGAACATGGTCTGGAGACCAGAAACCCCCACGCAGTAACACTACACATAAACGAAGCTGGAAGCACCAGGCGAAGGCGGCGTCCATTTAGTAACCGCATTGCGAAAGGAACTGGTAGCAGTATGTGACATTACAATGCGAAGGACAAAACGTCACAATAAGCGAATACCTGTATactggtggaatgaagaaattgcCACGCTGAGAAGGCTCTGTCACTTAGCCCGACGACGCCTACAACGCAATCACAGTGGCAAAAACGAAAACCGTTTCAAAGAAGctttcaaaaaccaaaagaaGATTCTAAAGTCAGCTATAATCCGTAGCAAAAGAAACTGTCTTGAAAAGACCTGTAAAGAAGCGAATATAGACCCCTGGGGGACTGCttataaaatctgtatgtccaaattccaaaataagCGGTAGCAACCGAAATGCGCTCCGTTTATGAAGAAAGTCGTCGAGGCATTATTTCCGACGCACGACCCGATTACTTGCGCTGTGTGACGAAACGAAGCTGTGAATCACCCCCACTGGTTCCAGAAGAAGAACTATTGGCCATAGCTAAAagaatgaaaaacaacaaagcgcctggtatcgatggcataccaaacagagctctaaAGGTAGCCATAATTTAAAAGCCCACtcttttcgcaaaaatgtaCAATGCCTGGAAAGTCCAGCGCCTGGTTTtaattccaaaacaaaaaaaaacaccagaCGAACCTTCTTCGtatcgacctctgtgtatgctcgacacaatgggcaaAGTGCACGAAAGCATAATAAGAAAGCGCTTGGAGATTGCAATCCAGGAAGCCGGCGGACTATCAGAAAGCCAATACGGCTTCAGAAACCAGAGGTCTACTATCGATGCACTGAAAGAAGTTGTCGACACTGCGAAAAgagcaaaagatggaaaggtggtacaaaaaaatattgtgcgctgatcaccctgaatgtgaagaatgcattcaactctgctaaatggaaaaatatattcgaagcTCTATATGCAATACGCGCCCCTCAGTACCTCATAAATATcgttatgagttattttaaaaatagaaggctGATCTACGACACCACCGAGGGCATCAAGAGCTACCCTATTACCGAAGTACCACAAGGTTCTGTTTTAGGTCCTCTCTTATGGAATCTAGTTTATGATGGGATGCTAAGAATTCCACAGCCAAAAAACGTTAAGCTAATCGCATACGCGgacgaccttattgtggtagcagtAGGTAAAAAACTTGA
This region includes:
- the LOC120780882 gene encoding uncharacterized protein LOC120780882, with protein sequence MVGVIEIAQVNLHHAAAASAVIASRFMAEKLGALLIQEPWIYKGEIKGLKTEANKVIWDLSSERPRTCIVVRSNIDFFCISEFLTQDLVAVQARDTEGKDFVLASAYFPGETATAPPEAVERLVEHCKRHKLPLIIGCDANAHHTEWGSTDCNARGDQVCKAGQLQEILRERYLNARGGPAA